A region of Tissierellales bacterium DNA encodes the following proteins:
- a CDS encoding cell wall metabolism sensor histidine kinase WalK, producing MNRNSVIESMQRSKFMSIRWKLISTYLLLILFFVVILNIFIASTLEETYVRNKKVSLLSEANVISNSVKYFIDIPKQNYSFALLSSQIISYGETLNSRVLILDKNGRVLKDSNQIIEGKLLKHDEIKKALGGDTTVETHEFEEFGRVMYLAVPIRLDNKVIGVTFISTSLNDIKKNIEEVQDLINLISLIGLVFISLIGFGFADYLSKPINRMIQAINKMSQGDFSQKIETHSSDEFGLLSSAFNSMSVKLGEVDAQRKDFVANVSHELRTPLSSIKLLSNSLIQDESAGIEIYREFMKDIDGEVERLNNIITDLLLLVDLDKKKLDVNLKPTYVNFLVGRIIKRLRPLAEEKRMSITFIEKDKLQLRLDSDKIQQSIINILHNAIKYTQEEGAIKVELYKENDFAAIKIEDNG from the coding sequence ATGAATAGAAATAGTGTAATAGAAAGTATGCAGCGTAGTAAATTTATGAGTATAAGATGGAAACTCATATCGACGTATTTACTACTTATTTTATTCTTTGTAGTCATATTAAATATTTTTATAGCGAGTACTTTGGAAGAAACCTATGTGAGAAACAAAAAAGTATCTCTTCTTTCGGAAGCTAACGTAATAAGTAATAGTGTGAAGTACTTTATAGATATTCCAAAGCAAAATTATTCGTTTGCACTTTTGAGTAGCCAAATAATAAGCTATGGAGAAACCTTAAATTCTAGAGTTCTCATACTAGACAAAAATGGTAGAGTACTGAAAGATTCTAATCAAATAATAGAAGGTAAGTTATTAAAACATGACGAGATAAAAAAAGCACTTGGAGGAGATACTACTGTAGAAACTCATGAATTTGAAGAGTTTGGAAGAGTAATGTATCTTGCAGTACCAATTAGACTTGATAACAAGGTTATAGGAGTTACATTTATATCCACATCGTTAAATGATATAAAAAAGAACATAGAAGAGGTACAGGATTTAATAAACCTTATATCACTTATAGGTCTGGTTTTTATAAGTTTAATAGGCTTTGGATTTGCGGATTACTTGTCTAAACCAATAAATAGAATGATACAAGCGATAAATAAAATGTCTCAGGGCGATTTTTCACAAAAAATAGAAACACACAGTAGTGATGAATTTGGTCTTCTAAGTAGTGCATTTAACAGTATGAGTGTAAAGCTTGGTGAAGTTGATGCTCAGAGAAAAGATTTTGTTGCTAATGTATCGCATGAACTTAGAACACCTCTCAGTTCTATAAAACTCCTGTCAAATAGTTTGATTCAAGATGAATCAGCAGGTATAGAGATTTATAGAGAATTTATGAAAGATATAGATGGTGAAGTTGAAAGATTGAATAATATAATAACTGATTTATTGCTATTAGTGGATTTAGATAAGAAAAAATTAGATGTAAACCTTAAACCGACTTATGTAAATTTTTTAGTTGGAAGAATAATAAAAAGATTACGTCCATTAGCTGAAGAAAAGAGAATGAGCATAACATTTATAGAAAAAGATAAATTGCAGCTCAGGTTAGATTCTGATAAAATACAGCAATCTATAATCAACATACTTCACAACGCTATCAAATACACTCAAGAAGAGGGTGCAATAAAAGTAGAGCTCTATAAAGAAAATGATTTTGCAGCTATCAAAATAGAAGACAATGGATG
- a CDS encoding response regulator transcription factor gives MGEPTKILIVDDETLLVKGLKYSLEQERYETDVAYDGEVALEKALNNKYDLIILDVMLPKIDGLDLCQQIRQKSNVPIIMLTAKTEDMNKILGLEFGADDYLTKPFNILELKARIKAILRRTAQPKDISIGDQVIEVEDFKINTLGRKVALKGKNVNLTAKEFDLLVLLATNAGKIFTREELLETIWGYEYFGDLRTVDVHIRRLREKIEENSSQAEYILTKWGVGYYFRGGKEEARIR, from the coding sequence ATGGGTGAACCGACAAAAATTCTCATCGTTGATGATGAGACATTATTAGTAAAGGGCCTAAAGTATAGTTTAGAGCAAGAACGCTATGAAACAGACGTTGCTTACGATGGTGAGGTAGCTTTAGAAAAAGCATTGAATAACAAATATGACTTGATTATATTAGATGTTATGCTTCCAAAGATAGATGGACTTGATTTGTGTCAGCAAATTAGACAAAAATCAAATGTTCCAATTATCATGCTTACTGCAAAAACAGAAGATATGAACAAGATTTTGGGATTGGAATTTGGTGCAGATGACTATTTGACTAAGCCATTTAATATTTTAGAATTAAAAGCTAGAATAAAGGCAATACTTAGAAGAACTGCTCAGCCAAAAGATATATCCATAGGAGATCAAGTAATAGAAGTAGAAGACTTCAAGATCAACACACTTGGAAGAAAGGTGGCTTTAAAGGGTAAAAACGTAAATCTAACAGCAAAAGAATTTGATTTACTTGTACTGCTTGCAACAAATGCTGGTAAGATATTTACTCGAGAAGAGTTATTGGAAACAATTTGGGGATATGAGTATTTTGGAGATTTGAGAACGGTGGATGTCCATATAAGACGTTTACGTGAGAAAATAGAAGAAAATTCTAGTCAGGCAGAATATATACTTACAAAGTGGGGCGTAGGCTATTACTTTAGAGGTGGAAAAGAAGAAGCTAGAATTAGATAG
- the selB gene encoding selenocysteine-specific translation elongation factor, whose protein sequence is MSNFIIGTAGHIDHGKTTLIKALTGHETDRLEQEKERGISIELGFTYFDLENGTKAGIVDVPGHERFLKNMLAGVSGMDMVMLVIAADEGIMKQTKEHLDILNMLELHHGIVVLTKKNLVDEDWLELVQEDIKDSLEGTFLENAPILSVDSVSGEGIAELKQLLSDMSEKIEAKSDEGIPRLPVDRIFTITGFGTVVTGTLISGTFKVGDEVSVYPASKSTKIRGIQVHGEASNEAHAGQRVALNLSNIKKSEIERGDIVAPPKTFTNTMMLDVKVQMLKDAPRIIENRTRLRLYHGAREVLCRAVVLDREYVGPGEEAYVQLRLEEEIVAKKEDRFVLRFYSPMDTIGGGVIIEPNPPKRKRFDENALKEIELMETGDSNELVLNKIKQSKGYFATMKTLALELGQSNKILEADISDLKEENKIHELKVYSENYYIADSSYQMLVQQLKDHLSDFHRDYPLRDGAIKEEMRSKYFQNVNSNVFDVFIQLLESKSEIKVKDKAIALYDFEKSYDDESRAIYNALSKEFEEGAYAPKNSFEIIEAYSQKEQPLVNEIYNAMLIEGTLIKVSNIVTYHKKYYDEAIEYLKKHISENGGITMAEFRDKLGISRKYAVAFLEFLDSQKITIREGDIRKLYENVKS, encoded by the coding sequence ATGAGCAACTTTATAATAGGAACGGCTGGTCATATAGATCATGGTAAAACAACGTTGATAAAGGCACTTACAGGTCATGAGACTGATCGTTTAGAACAAGAAAAAGAAAGAGGTATATCTATAGAACTTGGATTTACTTATTTTGATTTAGAAAATGGTACTAAAGCAGGAATCGTAGATGTTCCAGGTCACGAGAGATTTCTAAAAAACATGCTTGCTGGAGTAAGTGGCATGGATATGGTAATGCTAGTGATAGCTGCTGATGAAGGAATAATGAAGCAAACAAAAGAACACTTAGATATATTAAACATGTTAGAATTACATCATGGTATAGTAGTTCTTACAAAAAAGAATTTAGTTGATGAAGATTGGTTAGAATTAGTGCAAGAAGATATAAAAGATTCACTAGAAGGTACTTTTTTGGAAAATGCACCAATATTGTCAGTTGATTCGGTTTCAGGAGAAGGTATAGCTGAACTGAAACAATTATTGTCAGATATGAGTGAAAAAATAGAAGCTAAGAGCGATGAAGGTATCCCAAGACTTCCGGTAGATAGAATATTTACAATTACTGGATTTGGAACTGTAGTAACTGGAACTCTTATATCGGGAACATTTAAAGTTGGGGATGAGGTAAGTGTATATCCAGCGAGTAAATCTACAAAAATAAGGGGAATTCAAGTTCACGGAGAGGCGTCTAATGAAGCTCATGCAGGACAGAGAGTTGCTTTAAATCTTTCAAATATCAAGAAAAGTGAAATTGAAAGAGGAGATATTGTGGCACCGCCAAAGACATTTACTAATACTATGATGTTAGATGTCAAAGTTCAGATGTTAAAAGACGCTCCAAGAATTATTGAAAATAGAACGAGACTTAGATTGTATCATGGTGCGAGGGAAGTGCTTTGTAGAGCGGTAGTATTAGACAGAGAATATGTAGGGCCTGGTGAAGAGGCTTATGTACAGCTTAGACTTGAAGAAGAGATTGTAGCGAAAAAAGAAGATAGATTTGTCCTAAGATTTTATTCACCGATGGATACTATTGGTGGAGGTGTTATAATAGAGCCAAATCCCCCAAAGCGAAAGCGCTTTGATGAAAATGCATTAAAGGAAATAGAACTTATGGAAACCGGTGATTCCAATGAGTTAGTTTTAAATAAAATAAAGCAATCTAAAGGATATTTTGCTACTATGAAAACACTAGCTCTTGAATTAGGTCAGTCAAATAAAATTCTAGAAGCAGATATAAGTGATCTGAAAGAAGAAAATAAAATTCACGAATTAAAAGTATATAGTGAAAATTATTATATAGCAGATAGTTCATATCAGATGCTAGTGCAACAATTAAAAGACCACTTAAGTGATTTTCATAGAGATTATCCACTTAGAGATGGAGCTATAAAAGAAGAAATGAGAAGCAAATATTTTCAAAATGTCAATTCAAATGTATTTGATGTGTTTATTCAATTACTTGAATCAAAATCAGAAATCAAGGTGAAAGACAAGGCTATAGCTCTTTATGATTTCGAGAAAAGCTATGATGACGAATCGAGAGCAATATACAATGCGCTTTCAAAAGAATTTGAAGAGGGAGCATATGCTCCAAAAAATAGTTTTGAGATAATAGAAGCATATAGTCAAAAAGAACAACCATTGGTAAACGAAATATATAATGCTATGCTTATAGAAGGAACATTAATTAAAGTTTCTAATATAGTTACTTATCATAAAAAATACTATGATGAGGCAATAGAGTACTTGAAGAAGCATATTTCAGAAAATGGTGGAATTACTATGGCTGAATTTAGAGATAAACTAGGAATAAGTCGTAAATATGCTGTTGCATTTTTGGAATTCTTAGATAGCCAAAAGATAACAATTCGCGAAGGAGATATTAGAAAACTTTACGAAAATGTAAAGTCTTAA